From Pseudomonas fluorescens:
CTTAGCCGTGACGCTGACAGCGCCTTGCTCAACGGCGGCGTCAACCCCGGCGAGCGTATCGTCACCGCCGGCGTGAACAGCCTGAAACCCGGGCAGAAAGTCAAAATCGACGAGGACAGCCCGCGATGAAAGGGAGCTTCAACTTATCCGACTGGGCCCTCAAGCATCAGTCCTTCGTCTGGTACCTGATGTTCGTCGCGCTGCTGATGGGCGTGTTCTCCTACCTGAACCTGGGCCGCGAGGAAGACCCTTCGTTCACCATCAAGACCATGGTCATCCAGACCCGCTGGCCGGGTGCGACCCAGGAAGAAACCCTCAAGCAGGTGACCGACCGCATCGAGAAAAAACTCGAAGAGATCGACTCTCTCGACTACGTGAAAAGCTACACCCGGCCTGGAGAGTCCACGGTGTTCGTGTTCCTCAAGGACACCACCAGCGCCAAGGCGATCCCCGAGATCTGGTACCAGGTGCGCAAGAAGCTCGACGATATTCGCGGCACCTTCCCCCAGGGCCTGCAAGGGCCGTCGTTCAACGATGAATTTGGTGATGTGTTCGGCTCGGTGTATGCGTTTACCGGCGATGGCCTGTCGATGCGCCAACTGCGCGATTACGTGGAGCAGGTGCGCGCCGAGATCCGCTCGGTGCCGGGGTTGGGCAAGGTCGAGATGATCGGCCAGCAGGATGAAGTGATTTACCTGAATTTCTCCACGCGCAAACTGGCGGCCCTGGGCATTGACCAGCGCCAGGTGGTGCAGAGCCTGCAATCGCAGAACGCCGTAACGCCCGCTGGGGTGATCGAGGCTGGGCCGGAGCGGATTTCCGTGCGCACCTCCGGGCAGTTTGCTTCGGAAAAAGACCTGGCCGACGTGAACCTGCGGCTCAATGATCGCTTCTATCGCCTGGCGGATATCGCCGAGATCACCCGCGGCTACGTCGACCCGGCGCGGCCGATGTTTCGCTTCAACGGCAAGCCGGCCATCGGCCTGGCTATCGCCATGCAGAAGGGCGGCAATATCCAGTCGTTCGGTGAGGCCCTGCACACGCGCATGGACGAGTTGACCGCCGACTTGCCCGTGGGCGTCGGCGTGCACAAGGTCTCCGACCAGGCCGAAGTGGTGGAAGAGGCCGTCGGCGGCTTTACCAGTGCGCTGTTCGAAGCGGTGATCATTGTCTTGGTGGTGAGCTTTATCAGCCTCGGCCTGCGTGCCGGGCTGGTGGTGGCGTGTTCGATCCCGCTGGTGCTGGCGCTGGTGTTCGTGTTCATGGAATACAGCGGCATCACCATGCAGCGTGTGTCGCTGGGCGCGTTGATCATCGCCCTCGGCTTGTTGGTGGACGACGCGATGATCACCGTGGAAATGATGATCACACGCCTGGAAAAAGGCGCAACCAAGGAACAGGCGGCGACCTACGCGTACACGTCCACGGCATTCCCCATGCTCACCGGCACGCTGGTGACCGTGGCCGGCTTTGTCCCGATTGGCCTCAACGCCAGCTCGGCGGGGGAGTACACCTTCACCCTGTTCGCGGTCATTGCGGTGGCGATGCTGGTGTCGTGGGTGGTGGCGGTGCTGTTTGCGCCGGTGATTGGCGTGCATATCCTCAGTGCCAATGTGAAGCCCCATGGCAACGAACCGGGGCGCATCGGCCGCGCGTTCAATGCCGGTATGCTCTGGGCCATGCGCAACCGTTGGTGGGCGATCGGCATCACCGTGGCCCTGTTTGCCGCGTCGGTGTTTTCCATGCAGTTCGTGCAGAACCAGTTCTTCCCGTCGTCGGATCGCCCGGAAATCCTCGTCGACCTCAACCTGCCGCAAAACGCCTCGATCAATGAAACCCGCAAGGCGGTCGACCGTCTCGAAGCCATCATTAAGGATGACCCGGACATCGCGCGCTGGAGCACCTACATCGGCCAGGGCGCGATTCGTTTCTACCTGCCCCTCGACCAGCAACTGGAGAACCCGTATTACGCGCAGTTGGTGATTGTCAGCAAGGGACTGGAGGAGCGCAGTGCGTTGATCACGCGTCTGCAAAAACGCCTGCGTGACGATTTTGTCGGTGTCGGCAGCTTTGTGCAGCCGCTGGAAATGGGCCCGCCGGTGGGGCGGCCGATCCAGTACCGCGT
This genomic window contains:
- a CDS encoding efflux RND transporter permease subunit, yielding MKGSFNLSDWALKHQSFVWYLMFVALLMGVFSYLNLGREEDPSFTIKTMVIQTRWPGATQEETLKQVTDRIEKKLEEIDSLDYVKSYTRPGESTVFVFLKDTTSAKAIPEIWYQVRKKLDDIRGTFPQGLQGPSFNDEFGDVFGSVYAFTGDGLSMRQLRDYVEQVRAEIRSVPGLGKVEMIGQQDEVIYLNFSTRKLAALGIDQRQVVQSLQSQNAVTPAGVIEAGPERISVRTSGQFASEKDLADVNLRLNDRFYRLADIAEITRGYVDPARPMFRFNGKPAIGLAIAMQKGGNIQSFGEALHTRMDELTADLPVGVGVHKVSDQAEVVEEAVGGFTSALFEAVIIVLVVSFISLGLRAGLVVACSIPLVLALVFVFMEYSGITMQRVSLGALIIALGLLVDDAMITVEMMITRLEKGATKEQAATYAYTSTAFPMLTGTLVTVAGFVPIGLNASSAGEYTFTLFAVIAVAMLVSWVVAVLFAPVIGVHILSANVKPHGNEPGRIGRAFNAGMLWAMRNRWWAIGITVALFAASVFSMQFVQNQFFPSSDRPEILVDLNLPQNASINETRKAVDRLEAIIKDDPDIARWSTYIGQGAIRFYLPLDQQLENPYYAQLVIVSKGLEERSALITRLQKRLRDDFVGVGSFVQPLEMGPPVGRPIQYRVSGKDTDQVRKHAIELATLLDKNSHLGEIIYDWNEPGKVLRVDIAQDKARQLGLSSEDVAQLMNSVVSGASVTQVHDDIYLINVVGRAVDAERGTPETLQNLQIVTPNGTSIPLLAFATVRYELEQPLVWRRDRKPTITIKAAVRDEMQPTDLVKQLKPEIDAFSAGLPVGYTVATGGTVEESGKAQGPIASVVPLMLFLMATFLMIQLHSVQKMFLVASVAPLGLIGVVLALIPTGTPMGFVAILGILALIGIIIRNSVILVTQIHEYEVAGHSPWDAVVQATEHRRRPILLTAAAASLGMIPIAREVFWGPMAYAMIGGIIIATLLTLLFLPALYVAWYKIREPQQ